DNA from Sulfodiicoccus acidiphilus:
CCTGGGTGGTAGCGGCTCCATAACCTAAAAATCTAGAATCTAAAAAAAAGGACGTGGTTCCTAAAGTCCTGGTGACTAGGAAGTTCTTCCCGGACGTTTTCTCGACTTCAGGCTACCAAGTGGAGTATTGGGAAGGAAGGGGCCCCGTGACGCGAGATAGGCTACTGAGAGGAGACTTCGACGCCCTAGTTTCCATGCTCTTCGACAGGATCGACTGCGAGGTTCTCTCCTCCCCTAGGCTCAGGTTAGTTGCCCAGTACGCAGTAGGTTACGATAACATCGACCTCCAATGTGCTACTTCTCGGGGGATCTACGTCACCAACACGCCTGACGTGCTAACTGAAGCGACTGCGGAGTTCACGTGGGCCCTGATAATGGCAGCAGCGAGACGCGTAGTCGAGGGAGACGCCATGGTCAGGTCAGGTAAGTGGGCAGAGCACGACGTCCCATGGGATCCGACTCTCCTGTTAGGTATGGAGTTGAAGGGGAAGCAACTCGGGGTCGTGGGGTTCGGCAGAATAGGGCTGAGAGTGGGTGAAATAGGGAGGGCATTCGGGATGAACGTCGCATACTGGTCTAGAGGAAGGAGGTTCGTCCCGTGGGCCACCAGGATGGAGCTTGAGAGCCTCTTCTCGACATCGGACGTGATCAGCGTGAATCTCCCCCTGACACCGGAAACCAAGCACCTCGTAGGTGAGAGGCTCTTGTCGTTAGTGAAGCCCACAGCCATACTCGTCAACACCGCCAGAGGTCCGGTGGTAGACACTGAGGCCCTTGTGAGGGCATTGAGCTCAGGGAGGGTCGCGGCCGTTGGATTGGACGTCTTCGAGGAGGAACCCCTCCCACCCGACAGTCCCCTCTGCAGGTTTAACAACGTGGTTCTCGCACCTCATCTGGGGAGCGCCACGACGGAAGCCAGGAGGGCCATGGCCCTCACGGTGGTCAGAAACCTCAGAGCCTTCCTAGAGGGAGATGTCCCTCCCACCCTAGTCAACAGGGAGGTCGTAAGCTTCAGGAGGCCTGGATTCGGGAATTAGCGCGGCTATATGGCCTTTTCGTCCCTCTCCCCTGTCCTTATTCTGATTGCAGTTTCCACGTGTGTCACGAATATCTTCCCGTCCCCTATCTCCCCTGTCCTCGCTACGGAGACTATAGCTTCCACCACCTTCTCCACCATTTCGTCAGGAACCACCACCTCCACCTTCACCTTTGGGAGGAAGTCTACTACCTCTTCTTCAGCCCTGTATATGTACCTCCCTTTCTGACTCCCGAAACCCTTGACTTCGCTCACTGTCATTCCCTTGATCCCCACCTTGACTAGGGAGTTCTTCACCCAGTCTAGTCTGGACTGTCTAATTATGGCCTCCACCTTCTTCACCGATACCACCCTACGCGTACGCTACCTCTCCGTGCATTTGCGTGTCTCCCCTCTCAAGTACTTCCGGCCTTTCCCTCAGAGGTACGAAGAGGCCGATCAGCTTCAGTAGCCCGTAAGTGACTCCGAAGTCGTAGGCGACTACGACGGCAGCTGCCAGGGCTTGGACTGCGAGCTGATAGGGATTCCCGTAAATCGCGCCTCTCAAGCCAGGGTCCACGAACTGAGTGACCGCCGGGTCCGCGAACACCCCGGTGAGCAGTCCCCCCACTATTCCTGCTATTCCATGTGTAGAGAATACTCCCAACGTGTCGTCTACGTGAAGTTTAGGCTCGAGTTTGTTCAGAGCCAACCAAGGTATAGATCCGGCTGCGATGCCCATGAGAAGGGCTTCCCAACCGTTCACGTATCCAGCTGCAGGAGTTATCACTACAAGTCCCGTGATGGCACCGCTAGTAATCCCGACGAGGGAGGGCTTTCCGAAGGCCTTCATGTCCATGGCCATCCACGTTATCGCGCTTACTGCCGTGGCTAAGTTAGTGTTGAGGACCGCTATTGCGGCGTCTATTGTGCTGCCGTATGGGTCTCCTCCATTGAACCCGTTCCACCCTAGCCATATCAGTCCCGCTCCGGCCAGTACTAACATGAGGTTGTTGGCCTCTAGCTTTCTGTCAGTGGCGAGCCTCGGTCCCACGGCCATCGCCGCGGCGAGGGCCCCTATTCCAGCGTCAACGTGTATGACGTATCCCCCTGAGAAGTCTACCGCACCCAGTTGGTTCAACCACCCCCCTGCGAAGAGCCAATACGCCACCGGGCTGTAGACTAAAAGCGACCAGAGCGGGACGAAAGGTATCCATGCCTTGAAGTTCATCCTTTCCATCACTCCTCCTACGAGCAACACTGGAGTTATGGCCGCGAAGACGAACTGGAAAAATATCAGGGTCGAGTTCGGGATGTTGAGGGCAGTGGCCGATGGACCGTACGTCCCCTGGGAACCCATGAATATTCCCCCATGGCAGGGGTGGGAGTGCCGAAGATGGCGTAGGGCCCTATCCTAAAGGTTGGTTCACCGAAGCCGAAGTTGTACCCCGCTAACATCCACACTACCAGGACTGCCGCGAATGCGTAGAACACCATCATTGCGCTGTTAATAGCGTACCTCTTCTTCGACAGTCCAGCGTAGTAGAGCGCTACGCCAGGTACGCTTTGAAGCCCAACGAAGGTAGCAGCCGTGAGCATCCAAGAGTTGCTTCCCGTGTCGAGCCAGGAGGGGACAGAGGCGCTGGGGAAGCTACTAAGTGAGGAGGATTGGGCGTGGGCCACGGCCGTACCGGCCATGGTGATGAGGATACATAATATTATTAACGTCTT
Protein-coding regions in this window:
- a CDS encoding 2-hydroxyacid dehydrogenase, translating into MVPKVLVTRKFFPDVFSTSGYQVEYWEGRGPVTRDRLLRGDFDALVSMLFDRIDCEVLSSPRLRLVAQYAVGYDNIDLQCATSRGIYVTNTPDVLTEATAEFTWALIMAAARRVVEGDAMVRSGKWAEHDVPWDPTLLLGMELKGKQLGVVGFGRIGLRVGEIGRAFGMNVAYWSRGRRFVPWATRMELESLFSTSDVISVNLPLTPETKHLVGERLLSLVKPTAILVNTARGPVVDTEALVRALSSGRVAAVGLDVFEEEPLPPDSPLCRFNNVVLAPHLGSATTEARRAMALTVVRNLRAFLEGDVPPTLVNREVVSFRRPGFGN
- a CDS encoding P-II family nitrogen regulator, translating into MKKVEAIIRQSRLDWVKNSLVKVGIKGMTVSEVKGFGSQKGRYIYRAEEEVVDFLPKVKVEVVVPDEMVEKVVEAIVSVARTGEIGDGKIFVTHVETAIRIRTGERDEKAI